From the Psychrobacillus sp. FSL K6-4046 genome, one window contains:
- a CDS encoding PadR family transcriptional regulator gives MNIQFKKGVLNLCVLVLLDKQDRYGYELVQKISDQISISEGSVYPLLRRLTKEGYFTTYLQESTEGPPRKYYKLTDLGRTYLHEQLKEWKSFTDGVNNLIEEGVKNE, from the coding sequence ATGAACATACAATTTAAAAAGGGTGTACTAAATCTGTGCGTGCTTGTCTTATTGGATAAGCAGGATCGATATGGCTACGAACTTGTACAAAAAATATCAGATCAAATCTCGATTTCTGAGGGCTCAGTTTATCCACTCCTTAGACGATTAACAAAGGAAGGCTACTTCACAACTTATTTACAGGAATCAACGGAAGGTCCCCCACGTAAATATTATAAGCTGACGGATCTCGGTAGAACATATCTTCATGAGCAATTAAAGGAATGGAAAAGCTTTACGGATGGTGTGAATAATCTAATCGAAGAGGGTGTAAAAAATGAATGA